In Halococcus saccharolyticus DSM 5350, a single genomic region encodes these proteins:
- the purF gene encoding amidophosphoribosyltransferase has protein sequence MDEKCGVVGVSLADRAAARPIYYALYALQHRGQESAGIVTHDGFQQHSHVEMGLVGDAFSEADIAELNGPNGIGHVRYPTSGSVDSSCAQPFSVSFKSGSLGLSHNGNLVNAGALRDELAGLGHAFTSDGDTEVIAHDLARNLLDGDLVSAVERTMGKIHGSYSLAVMHDDRVLGLRDPQGNRPLCLGEVEDGYVLASESAAIDALDGELIRDVEPGELVVLEPDGAGYESHRLVEPDHTARCFFEHVYFARPDSTIDGELVYEARRELGRKLWDESGIDTDVVMPVPDSGRAFASGYAEAANEGDGSVEFAEGLMKNRYVGRTFIMPTQDERERAVRLKLNPIKSTVENKTVTLIDDSIVRGTTSTQLVELLRDVGAAEVHLRIGSPAIVAPCYMGIDMASREELLAASRSTEEVRETIGADSLAYISQDAVADALATDRADLCMGCVTGEYPYDIAGEATDREVSRPAINGNRASADD, from the coding sequence ATGGACGAGAAGTGCGGGGTCGTCGGGGTTTCGCTCGCCGACCGCGCCGCCGCGCGACCGATTTACTACGCACTCTACGCCCTCCAGCACCGCGGCCAGGAGTCGGCGGGGATCGTCACCCACGACGGGTTCCAGCAACACTCTCACGTCGAGATGGGTCTCGTGGGCGATGCGTTCTCCGAGGCCGACATCGCGGAGCTCAATGGCCCGAACGGGATCGGCCACGTCCGCTATCCGACGTCGGGCAGCGTCGACTCCTCCTGTGCCCAACCCTTTTCAGTCTCGTTCAAGAGCGGCTCGTTGGGGTTGAGCCACAACGGCAACCTCGTCAACGCGGGTGCGCTGCGGGACGAACTCGCCGGGCTGGGCCACGCCTTCACCTCCGACGGCGACACCGAGGTGATCGCTCACGACCTCGCGCGGAACCTCCTCGACGGCGATCTCGTGAGCGCGGTCGAGCGGACGATGGGCAAAATACATGGATCGTACTCGCTCGCCGTGATGCACGACGACCGGGTGCTCGGCCTCCGCGACCCGCAGGGTAATCGGCCACTCTGTCTCGGCGAGGTGGAAGACGGCTATGTGCTCGCGAGCGAGAGCGCAGCGATCGACGCGCTGGACGGTGAACTCATCAGGGACGTCGAGCCTGGCGAACTCGTGGTACTCGAACCCGACGGTGCAGGCTACGAGAGCCACCGACTCGTCGAACCGGATCACACTGCGCGGTGTTTCTTCGAACACGTCTACTTCGCCCGACCCGACTCGACGATCGACGGCGAGCTGGTCTACGAGGCGCGACGAGAACTCGGGCGGAAACTTTGGGACGAGAGTGGCATCGACACCGACGTCGTGATGCCGGTGCCCGACTCCGGCCGGGCGTTCGCCTCGGGCTACGCGGAGGCCGCGAACGAGGGCGACGGCAGTGTGGAGTTCGCGGAGGGCCTGATGAAGAACCGATACGTTGGCCGGACGTTCATCATGCCGACTCAGGACGAGCGCGAGCGTGCGGTCCGGCTGAAGCTCAACCCCATCAAATCGACCGTCGAAAACAAAACTGTGACCCTGATCGACGACTCGATCGTCCGAGGAACGACCTCGACACAGCTCGTCGAACTCCTTCGCGACGTCGGCGCGGCGGAGGTCCACCTCCGGATCGGCTCGCCGGCGATCGTCGCACCCTGTTACATGGGCATCGACATGGCGAGCCGCGAGGAGCTACTGGCCGCCAGCCGATCGACGGAGGAGGTCCGCGAGACGATCGGTGCCGACAGCCTCGCGTACATCTCACAGGATGCAGTCGCCGACGCGCTCGCGACCGATCGCGCCGATCTCTGTATGGGCTGTGTCACCGGCGAATATCCCTACGACATCGCGGGCGAGGCGACTGATCGTGAGGTCTCTCGTCCCGCCATCAACGGCAATCGCGCGAGCGCCGACGACTGA
- a CDS encoding 50S ribosomal protein L37e gives MTGSGTPSQGKKNKTVHVKCRRCGEASYHKTKKVCASCGFGKSAKRRDYAWQEKAGE, from the coding sequence ATGACTGGATCCGGAACGCCGAGCCAGGGGAAGAAGAACAAGACCGTTCACGTGAAATGCCGCCGCTGTGGCGAAGCCTCCTACCACAAAACGAAGAAAGTTTGCGCGTCGTGTGGGTTCGGGAAATCCGCGAAGCGACGTGACTACGCCTGGCAGGAGAAGGCCGGCGAGTAA
- a CDS encoding LSM domain-containing protein — protein MTEGRPLDVLEATLGDSVAVRLKDGEIYTGSLAGYDQHMNVVLEPASGDAEPPTPGEVGVETVESTTIIRGDNVVTITP, from the coding sequence ATGACCGAGGGACGTCCGCTCGACGTGCTCGAAGCGACGCTCGGCGATAGCGTCGCAGTGCGGCTGAAAGATGGCGAAATTTATACCGGGTCGCTCGCGGGCTACGACCAGCACATGAACGTGGTGCTCGAACCCGCGAGCGGCGACGCTGAACCGCCGACGCCCGGCGAAGTCGGTGTCGAGACGGTCGAGAGCACAACGATTATCCGCGGCGACAACGTCGTCACGATAACACCATGA
- a CDS encoding M20/M25/M40 family metallo-hydrolase codes for MNENQRSFLDDLLETPSPSGYETRGQRVWTEYVAEFADEVRTDDYGNAIAVHEGAADAPTVALTGHADEIGFVIRDINEEGFVRLGSIGGADKTVSRGQHVTIHTDDGPVSGVIGQTAIHLRDDHEIADIDEQHVDVGAVNGDEARELVEIGDPITIATTIEELHGTRLAARGMDNRIGTWAAAEGLRRASEADVDATVYAVSTVQEEVGLQGARMVGFDLAPDAAIVVDVTHATDDPVTPGKRNNGVELGEGPVVTRGGASHPVLVDAIREAADTGKIAIQLQANGSRTGTDADAFFTQRGGIPSLNLGLPNRYMHTPVEVIDTDDLDALAALLGAFVEHIDVDESFAVEV; via the coding sequence GTGAACGAGAACCAGCGTTCGTTCCTCGACGATCTGCTCGAAACACCGAGCCCGTCCGGGTACGAAACACGCGGCCAGCGCGTCTGGACCGAGTACGTCGCGGAGTTCGCCGACGAGGTCCGGACCGACGACTACGGCAACGCGATCGCGGTTCACGAGGGTGCAGCCGACGCGCCGACCGTTGCACTCACCGGCCACGCCGACGAGATCGGGTTCGTGATTCGCGACATCAACGAGGAGGGGTTCGTCCGCCTCGGTTCGATCGGCGGTGCGGATAAAACTGTGTCGCGCGGCCAGCACGTCACGATCCACACCGACGACGGGCCGGTGTCGGGCGTCATCGGGCAGACCGCGATCCACCTGCGTGACGACCACGAGATCGCCGACATCGACGAACAACACGTCGACGTCGGGGCCGTGAACGGTGACGAGGCGCGCGAGCTCGTCGAGATCGGTGATCCGATCACGATCGCGACCACGATCGAGGAGCTCCACGGAACGCGGCTCGCAGCCCGCGGGATGGACAACCGGATCGGGACGTGGGCCGCTGCGGAGGGTCTCCGCCGAGCGAGCGAGGCCGATGTCGACGCGACGGTGTACGCCGTCAGCACCGTCCAGGAGGAGGTCGGCCTCCAGGGCGCGCGGATGGTCGGGTTCGATCTCGCGCCCGACGCCGCGATCGTGGTCGACGTGACCCATGCCACCGACGATCCCGTGACGCCCGGGAAACGCAACAACGGCGTCGAGCTCGGCGAGGGACCGGTCGTCACCCGTGGCGGTGCGAGCCATCCCGTTCTGGTCGACGCGATCCGGGAGGCTGCCGACACTGGCAAGATCGCGATCCAACTCCAGGCGAACGGCTCGCGGACGGGGACCGACGCCGACGCCTTCTTCACCCAGCGCGGCGGCATTCCGTCGCTGAACCTCGGGCTGCCGAACCGATACATGCACACCCCTGTCGAAGTGATCGATACGGACGATCTCGACGCGCTCGCGGCGTTGCTGGGAGCGTTCGTCGAGCACATCGACGTCGACGAGTCGTTCGCGGTCGAGGTGTGA
- a CDS encoding zinc-dependent metalloprotease produces MNLLRSVRAVTEASGDGLIDWAAVTEAARAATDAGDLTLTADERSGYAADVRDARTRVREVAGVSFDLPDTIEVQHRHHWIDANIATFERIMGTLDIKGRTLAPGLARVANTGSMTVALAFLANNVLGQYDPLLLAEGDDRGAGDGSSDADDHALYFVHPNIQRVAEELDVSHARFRRWIAFHEVTHAAEFGAAPWLSDHLEARMERAVDALGEGSLDREAFRELDAAMTAVEGYAELLMDRAFDDEYADLREKVEARRRGRGPVSQLVRRLLGLGMKRRQYERGKAFFETVADARGVEGASVVWDRPENLPTNAELDTPEQWLDRVPE; encoded by the coding sequence ATGAACCTCCTGCGCAGCGTCAGAGCGGTGACCGAGGCCTCCGGCGATGGACTGATCGATTGGGCCGCCGTCACCGAGGCTGCACGGGCCGCCACCGATGCGGGTGATCTCACGCTCACCGCCGACGAGCGGTCGGGCTACGCGGCCGACGTCCGCGACGCCCGAACCCGGGTTCGGGAGGTCGCTGGCGTCTCCTTCGATCTTCCCGACACCATCGAGGTCCAGCACCGCCATCACTGGATCGACGCGAACATCGCGACGTTCGAGCGCATCATGGGAACGCTCGACATCAAGGGGCGGACGCTGGCTCCCGGTCTCGCGCGGGTGGCGAACACCGGTTCGATGACCGTCGCGCTCGCCTTCCTCGCCAACAACGTGCTCGGCCAGTACGATCCACTCCTCCTCGCGGAGGGCGACGATCGGGGTGCGGGAGACGGATCGAGCGACGCCGACGACCACGCGCTCTACTTCGTCCATCCAAACATCCAGCGGGTCGCCGAGGAGCTCGACGTCTCGCACGCACGATTTCGACGCTGGATCGCCTTTCACGAAGTGACCCACGCCGCGGAGTTCGGTGCGGCTCCGTGGCTCTCCGACCACCTCGAAGCCAGGATGGAGCGGGCGGTCGACGCACTCGGTGAGGGGAGCCTCGACCGCGAGGCGTTCCGCGAACTCGACGCCGCGATGACCGCGGTCGAAGGATACGCCGAACTCCTGATGGATCGAGCGTTCGACGACGAGTACGCGGATCTCCGCGAAAAAGTCGAGGCGCGACGGCGGGGCCGTGGGCCGGTCTCCCAGCTCGTTCGACGACTCCTCGGACTGGGGATGAAACGACGGCAGTACGAGCGCGGGAAAGCCTTCTTCGAGACCGTCGCCGACGCCCGCGGCGTTGAGGGGGCGAGCGTCGTCTGGGATCGACCGGAAAACCTGCCGACGAACGCGGAACTCGACACGCCGGAGCAGTGGCTCGATCGCGTGCCTGAGTAG
- a CDS encoding nuclear transport factor 2 family protein, which yields MTAEATIEAYYDALRAGDPLYPFFAASESIVKFGITDQLAGYDEIRASLREQTDTTEDWTVESRQLRVSEHESTAWFSDDVLMAWRSTEDGEHREHETRWNGTLRRDDDDWQFVGMHVSTADADTTSGSATTRESTATGGTGER from the coding sequence ATGACCGCCGAAGCCACGATCGAGGCGTACTACGACGCGCTCCGGGCGGGCGATCCACTGTATCCCTTCTTCGCCGCGTCGGAATCAATCGTCAAGTTCGGTATCACCGACCAGCTTGCGGGCTACGACGAAATCAGGGCGAGCCTCCGCGAGCAGACTGACACGACCGAGGACTGGACCGTCGAGAGCCGCCAACTCCGAGTGAGCGAACACGAGTCGACCGCGTGGTTCAGTGACGACGTACTGATGGCGTGGCGGAGCACCGAGGACGGCGAGCACCGTGAACACGAGACGCGGTGGAACGGCACGCTCCGCCGAGACGATGACGACTGGCAGTTCGTCGGAATGCACGTGAGCACCGCCGACGCCGATACGACGAGCGGTTCGGCCACCACGAGGGAATCGACCGCCACCGGCGGAACTGGAGAGCGGTGA
- a CDS encoding FAD-binding protein produces the protein MYEHDVIVVGAGGAGLRAAIAAHEEGADVALVSKLHPVRSHTGAAEGGINAALRDGDSWEDHAYDTMKGSDYLGDAPAIETLCQQSPSEVIQLEHWGMAFSREDDGRMSQRPFGGLSFPRTTYAGAETGHHLLHTMYEQVVKRGIQVYDEWYVTQLAVTDHDDPEERVCHGAIAYDVQTGEVEGFKARNGVILATGGPGQVYDHTTNAVANTGDGQAMAYRAGVPLEDMEFVQFHPTTLPSTGVLITEGVRGEGGILYNTEGERFMFEEGYANNDGELASRDVVARAELTEVNEGRGFDDDHVMLDMRHLGEERITDRLENIIHLSEDFEGVNPLDDPMPVKPGQHYEMGGIEVSENGETCISGLYAAGECACVSVHGSNRLGGNALPELIIFGARAGRHAAGKEMEPAEIETGPSASIERAEYDSPVSPGALDTPDDVAADGGRTSDDGSTATDSGRASDDARSRQTESDGGAALVGIDETVERALDAERARIEHLMEKDEGRQHAEIRADLQKAMTENVNVFRNEEGLKQALQDIRAAREAYDDVYVDDPSRTFNTDLQHTIETRNLIDLAEAITLSALARTEFRGAHWREGYQDRNDEEWIKHSMLAWNGGAPDLYYKPVILEGEEKEYEPKVRSY, from the coding sequence ATGTACGAACACGACGTCATCGTGGTCGGCGCGGGCGGTGCCGGCCTTCGCGCGGCGATCGCGGCACACGAGGAGGGCGCGGACGTCGCGCTCGTCTCGAAACTCCACCCCGTACGGAGCCACACCGGGGCCGCCGAAGGCGGGATCAACGCCGCGCTTCGGGACGGCGACTCGTGGGAGGATCACGCCTACGACACGATGAAGGGGTCGGACTATCTCGGGGACGCCCCGGCGATCGAGACCCTCTGCCAGCAGAGCCCGAGCGAGGTCATCCAGCTCGAACACTGGGGGATGGCGTTCTCCCGCGAGGACGACGGTCGGATGAGCCAGCGTCCCTTCGGGGGACTTTCGTTCCCTCGGACGACCTACGCCGGCGCGGAGACGGGCCATCACCTGCTCCACACGATGTACGAGCAGGTCGTCAAACGTGGCATTCAGGTTTACGACGAGTGGTACGTCACCCAGCTCGCCGTCACCGATCACGACGATCCCGAGGAGCGAGTCTGTCACGGTGCGATCGCCTACGACGTCCAGACTGGCGAGGTCGAGGGATTCAAAGCCCGCAACGGCGTGATCCTCGCGACCGGCGGGCCGGGCCAGGTCTACGATCACACCACCAACGCGGTCGCGAACACCGGCGACGGCCAGGCGATGGCCTACCGTGCGGGCGTCCCCCTCGAAGACATGGAGTTCGTCCAGTTCCACCCCACCACGCTGCCCTCGACTGGCGTGCTCATCACCGAGGGAGTCCGTGGCGAGGGCGGGATCCTCTACAACACAGAGGGCGAGCGCTTCATGTTCGAAGAGGGGTACGCGAACAACGACGGCGAACTCGCCAGCCGGGACGTCGTGGCCCGCGCCGAGCTCACCGAGGTCAACGAGGGTCGCGGGTTCGACGACGACCACGTCATGCTCGACATGCGCCATCTCGGCGAGGAGCGCATCACCGACAGGTTGGAGAACATCATCCACCTCTCGGAGGACTTCGAGGGCGTGAATCCGCTCGACGACCCGATGCCGGTCAAACCCGGCCAGCACTACGAGATGGGCGGGATCGAAGTCTCGGAGAACGGCGAGACCTGTATCTCGGGCCTCTACGCCGCCGGCGAGTGCGCCTGCGTCTCGGTCCACGGCTCGAACCGACTCGGCGGGAACGCACTGCCCGAACTCATCATCTTCGGGGCGCGCGCGGGTCGCCACGCCGCGGGCAAGGAGATGGAGCCCGCCGAGATCGAGACCGGCCCCTCGGCGAGTATCGAGCGCGCCGAGTACGACAGCCCGGTGTCACCCGGCGCGCTCGACACGCCCGACGATGTCGCAGCTGACGGCGGCCGAACCTCGGACGACGGCTCGACCGCGACCGACAGCGGTCGGGCGTCCGATGACGCCCGATCTCGTCAGACGGAGTCTGACGGCGGCGCAGCGCTCGTCGGGATCGACGAGACTGTCGAGCGTGCACTTGATGCCGAGCGCGCTCGCATCGAGCATCTGATGGAGAAAGACGAGGGTCGCCAGCACGCCGAAATCCGTGCCGACCTCCAGAAGGCGATGACCGAGAACGTCAACGTCTTCCGGAACGAGGAGGGCCTGAAACAGGCGCTCCAGGACATCCGCGCGGCGCGGGAGGCCTACGACGACGTCTACGTCGACGATCCCTCTCGCACGTTCAACACCGACCTCCAGCACACCATCGAGACCAGAAACCTGATCGACCTCGCCGAGGCCATCACCCTCTCGGCGCTCGCCCGCACCGAGTTCCGGGGCGCACACTGGCGCGAAGGCTATCAGGACCGCAACGACGAGGAGTGGATCAAACACTCGATGCTCGCGTGGAACGGTGGCGCGCCCGACCTCTACTACAAGCCGGTGATCCTCGAAGGCGAGGAGAAAGAGTACGAGCCGAAGGTTCGCAGTTACTAA
- a CDS encoding succinate dehydrogenase/fumarate reductase iron-sulfur subunit, with product MSTQIPQQETESETEPEAESTEGTAQDRRLERKRAAEAERQQRSEAAASEDEDRITLKVFRYDPEVEAKQEPRFDDFQIPFEQGMTVLDALMYARDHYDSSLTFRHSCRQAVCGSDALFINGSQRLGCQTQVADLDTPVRVEPLPHQEVEKDLVVDMEHFYDQMHAVEPYFQGDTPDDEEQRQSRENREKIKMSTRCIWCGACQSSCNIAAGDNQYLGPAAINKAYRFAMDEREEEDLKKHRMDILEQEHGVWRCQTQFSCTDVCPKDIPLTEHIQEMKREAVKDNLKFW from the coding sequence ATGAGCACGCAAATCCCACAGCAGGAGACCGAGAGCGAGACCGAACCCGAAGCCGAATCAACCGAAGGGACAGCCCAGGACCGACGGCTCGAACGCAAACGCGCCGCCGAGGCCGAACGCCAGCAGCGCTCCGAGGCGGCCGCGAGCGAGGACGAGGACCGGATCACCCTCAAGGTGTTCCGGTACGATCCCGAGGTCGAGGCCAAGCAAGAACCACGGTTCGACGACTTCCAGATCCCCTTCGAGCAGGGGATGACGGTGCTCGACGCGCTGATGTACGCGCGCGATCACTACGACTCCTCGCTCACCTTCCGGCACTCGTGTCGTCAGGCGGTCTGTGGCTCCGACGCCCTGTTCATCAACGGCTCACAGCGGCTGGGGTGTCAGACCCAGGTCGCGGACCTCGACACCCCGGTGCGAGTCGAGCCACTGCCCCACCAGGAGGTCGAGAAGGACCTCGTGGTCGACATGGAGCACTTCTACGACCAGATGCACGCGGTCGAGCCGTACTTCCAGGGCGACACCCCCGACGACGAGGAACAGCGCCAGAGTCGGGAGAACCGCGAGAAGATCAAGATGAGTACGCGATGCATCTGGTGTGGCGCGTGTCAGTCCTCCTGTAACATCGCGGCGGGCGACAACCAGTATCTCGGCCCGGCGGCGATCAACAAGGCCTACCGGTTCGCGATGGACGAGCGCGAGGAGGAAGACCTGAAAAAACACCGGATGGACATCCTCGAGCAGGAACACGGGGTCTGGCGGTGTCAGACCCAGTTCTCGTGTACCGACGTCTGCCCGAAGGACATTCCCCTTACTGAGCATATTCAGGAGATGAAGCGCGAAGCGGTCAAAGACAACCTGAAGTTCTGGTAA
- a CDS encoding succinate dehydrogenase subunit D: protein MAERYSSFDRRGWRWFAQRVTAAFLIVVLAFHFMLLHFVNHAYEITLAGTTARMSQVGYFTTMVLFLVTATFHGVNGVYNALVNQGLDGTQKKAVAAVLVAASVLLVVQGIRVALAMNGMDVSF, encoded by the coding sequence ATGGCCGAGCGCTACTCCTCGTTCGACCGGCGCGGCTGGCGGTGGTTCGCCCAGCGCGTGACCGCGGCGTTCCTGATCGTGGTGCTTGCCTTCCACTTCATGCTGCTGCACTTCGTGAACCACGCCTACGAGATCACCCTCGCCGGGACGACCGCGCGAATGAGCCAGGTCGGCTACTTCACCACGATGGTGCTCTTCCTCGTGACCGCGACCTTCCACGGCGTCAACGGCGTCTACAACGCCCTCGTGAACCAGGGTCTCGACGGCACCCAGAAGAAGGCCGTGGCGGCGGTGCTCGTCGCCGCCAGCGTACTCCTCGTCGTTCAGGGCATCCGCGTTGCGCTGGCGATGAATGGCATGGACGTGAGTTTCTAA
- the sdhC gene encoding succinate dehydrogenase, cytochrome b556 subunit, protein MSQSYERGLVEDFGRWREFSAGMWAWIFHKFTGWVLIGYLFTHIAVLSTAISGASMYNQTLGGLEALLLVRILEVGLLAVAVFHILNGIRLLFVDLGVGLDAQDKSFYASLVITGAIAIASVPTFLTGAF, encoded by the coding sequence ATGAGTCAGTCGTACGAGCGGGGTCTCGTCGAGGACTTCGGTCGGTGGCGGGAGTTCTCGGCCGGGATGTGGGCGTGGATCTTTCACAAGTTCACCGGTTGGGTGCTGATCGGCTACCTGTTCACCCATATCGCGGTCCTGAGCACGGCGATTTCGGGCGCGTCGATGTACAACCAGACGCTCGGCGGACTCGAAGCACTCCTGCTCGTTCGCATCCTCGAAGTCGGCCTGCTCGCGGTCGCAGTCTTTCACATCCTCAACGGGATCCGGCTCCTGTTCGTGGATCTCGGGGTGGGCCTCGACGCGCAGGACAAGAGTTTCTACGCATCGCTCGTGATCACGGGCGCGATCGCCATCGCGAGCGTCCCGACGTTCCTCACGGGGGCGTTCTGA
- a CDS encoding succinylglutamate desuccinylase/aspartoacylase family protein, protein MSHEGAFTYDGGKVAPGETQNIRYGISETYMGDPVRIPVTVVNGTEPGPTAVLTAAAHGDELNGVEVVRTVAHEWDHTDLHGTLVCLPVLNVPGFLAQQRYLPIYDRDLNRSFPGSETGTSARRMANRIFENFVEPGDFGLDFHTSTRGRTNMLHVRADTDSEGVERVAKAFGSNVVIDGAGPEGTLRREASERETATVTVEMGEAHRFQRELIDRALAGVESVFAEFGLRRTDAVRWPGWRTVIDGASEKTWLRADVGGLVDMHYDGGDLVREGESVCTITDPFKTESETVIAPFTGLLVGVLENPLVYPGNPVCHLVELDASTRRALEREQS, encoded by the coding sequence ATGAGTCACGAGGGGGCCTTCACCTACGACGGCGGGAAGGTCGCGCCTGGCGAAACCCAGAACATCAGGTACGGTATCAGCGAGACCTACATGGGCGATCCAGTCCGGATCCCGGTCACCGTCGTCAACGGAACGGAGCCGGGACCGACCGCGGTGTTGACCGCGGCGGCCCACGGCGACGAACTCAACGGCGTCGAGGTCGTCAGGACCGTGGCCCACGAGTGGGATCACACCGATCTCCACGGAACACTGGTCTGTCTCCCAGTGTTGAACGTCCCCGGATTCCTCGCCCAGCAACGGTATCTCCCGATCTACGACCGCGACCTCAATCGGTCGTTCCCCGGGAGCGAGACCGGGACCAGTGCCCGCCGAATGGCCAATCGGATCTTCGAAAACTTCGTCGAGCCGGGCGATTTCGGCCTGGACTTCCACACCTCGACCCGAGGCCGGACCAACATGCTCCACGTCCGGGCCGACACCGATAGCGAAGGCGTCGAACGGGTGGCGAAAGCGTTCGGTTCGAACGTCGTGATCGACGGAGCCGGTCCGGAGGGAACCCTGCGACGCGAGGCGTCCGAGCGGGAGACGGCCACGGTCACGGTCGAGATGGGCGAAGCCCACCGGTTCCAGCGCGAACTGATCGACCGCGCACTCGCGGGCGTCGAGAGCGTGTTCGCGGAGTTCGGGCTCCGGCGGACGGACGCGGTCCGGTGGCCCGGTTGGCGCACCGTCATCGACGGGGCGTCCGAAAAGACGTGGCTCCGGGCCGACGTCGGTGGGCTCGTCGACATGCACTACGACGGCGGCGACCTCGTGCGGGAAGGCGAATCGGTCTGTACGATCACCGATCCGTTCAAGACCGAGAGCGAAACCGTGATAGCACCGTTCACGGGACTGCTGGTCGGCGTACTCGAAAACCCGCTCGTGTACCCGGGCAACCCGGTGTGTCACCTCGTCGAACTCGACGCCTCGACCCGGCGCGCGCTCGAACGCGAGCAGTCGTGA
- a CDS encoding putative ATP-dependent zinc protease: MTNADDPVRVGVLSLHNSKETKAILNAVEDLGHTPVWLRRENTAVSIRDSEVGVEPEIDVVANRLLLSNTEEPAEGLGLAATFERIRPMLNRPGPTLTAIHKFATAARLADWNVRVPDALLALSNDRLNRGREQFGDVGVYKTAIGTHGGGTWKVDLDEPVNPKVGNRQAFLQELIERDATEHRDLRVYVVDDRMVGAMHRYAPEGDWRTNVALGGAVENVTDDIPDEARETALYAADVMDLDYVGVDLIEGTDGWHVLEMNPTAGFKGLYEATGKSPAPYIAKLAIERVGGEVDDDRVAEIATTLDDSRPSSMPRPERPAPGQTPLIGYIEDVVVSGTSGSRSALAKSDTGATRTSIDTSLAAEIGAGPIKSMTRVRSGSSKSGKARPVVDLVVGIGGTQHTVTASVEDRSHMSYPLLLGRDILQHYQVDVRRRADSDETAEAERLEE; encoded by the coding sequence ATGACGAACGCCGACGATCCCGTCCGGGTGGGGGTGTTGAGCCTCCACAACAGCAAGGAGACGAAGGCCATCCTGAACGCAGTCGAGGACCTCGGCCACACGCCGGTGTGGCTCCGGCGGGAGAACACCGCAGTTTCCATCCGCGACAGCGAAGTCGGCGTCGAGCCCGAAATCGACGTGGTCGCGAACCGGCTCCTGCTCTCGAACACCGAGGAGCCCGCCGAGGGGCTCGGGCTCGCGGCGACGTTCGAGCGGATCCGCCCGATGCTGAATCGTCCGGGACCCACGCTCACCGCGATCCACAAGTTCGCCACCGCCGCGCGGCTCGCCGACTGGAACGTCAGAGTGCCCGATGCGCTGCTCGCGCTCTCGAACGATCGGCTGAATCGCGGCCGCGAACAGTTCGGCGACGTCGGGGTGTACAAGACCGCTATCGGCACCCACGGCGGCGGGACGTGGAAGGTCGATCTCGACGAACCCGTAAACCCCAAAGTCGGGAATCGCCAGGCGTTCCTTCAGGAACTCATCGAACGCGACGCGACCGAACACCGCGACCTCCGGGTGTACGTCGTCGACGACCGGATGGTGGGCGCGATGCACCGCTACGCACCCGAGGGCGACTGGCGGACCAACGTCGCTCTCGGCGGGGCGGTCGAGAACGTCACCGACGACATTCCGGACGAAGCCAGAGAGACCGCGCTCTACGCTGCCGACGTGATGGATCTCGATTACGTGGGCGTCGATCTCATCGAAGGAACGGATGGCTGGCACGTCCTCGAAATGAACCCGACCGCGGGGTTCAAGGGGCTCTACGAAGCCACCGGAAAGAGTCCCGCGCCCTACATCGCGAAGCTCGCGATCGAGCGCGTCGGCGGGGAGGTCGACGACGACCGCGTGGCGGAGATCGCGACGACGCTCGACGACTCCCGACCCTCCAGCATGCCACGACCTGAACGACCCGCACCCGGCCAGACCCCGCTGATCGGCTACATCGAGGACGTGGTTGTGAGCGGTACCAGCGGGTCGCGATCGGCGCTCGCCAAATCCGACACGGGGGCGACGCGAACCAGCATCGACACCTCGCTCGCGGCCGAGATCGGTGCCGGACCGATCAAGAGCATGACTCGTGTCAGGTCGGGAAGCTCGAAGTCCGGGAAGGCGCGGCCGGTGGTCGATCTCGTAGTGGGGATCGGCGGCACCCAACACACTGTGACCGCGAGCGTCGAGGATCGAAGTCACATGAGCTATCCGCTCCTCCTCGGTCGGGACATCCTCCAGCACTACCAGGTCGACGTCAGGCGGCGTGCCGACAGCGACGAGACCGCAGAGGCGGAGCGTCTCGAGGAGTAG